A stretch of Acropora palmata chromosome 9, jaAcrPala1.3, whole genome shotgun sequence DNA encodes these proteins:
- the LOC141892259 gene encoding 26S proteasome regulatory subunit 6B → MEEIGISVQSQDSSRPTTAASCSLSTVDPDVDDLYTKYKRLQKQLEFLKVQEEYIKDEQKNLKKELLHAQEEVKRIQSVPLVIGQFLEAVDQNTGIVGSTTGSNFYIRILSTIDRELLKPSASVALHKHSNALVDVLPPEADSSIAMLTADEKPDVAYSDIGGMDIQKQEMREAVELPLTHFELYKQIGIDPPRGVLMYGPPGCGKTMLAKAVAHHTTAAFIRVVGSEFVQKYLGEGPRMVRDVFRLAKENAPAIIFIDEIDAIATKRFDAQTGADREVQRILLELLNQMDGFDQNVNVKVIMATNRHDTLDPALLRPGRLDRKIEFPLPDRRQKRLIFSTITAKMNLSEEVDLEDYVARPDKISGADINAICQEAGMQAVRENRYVILAKDFEKGYKNNVKKDEQEHEFYK, encoded by the exons atggaggaaatAGGTATCTCTGTTCAAAGTCAG GATTCAAGTCGTCCGACGACTGCCGCCAGCTGCTCATTATCAACTGTAGATCCAGATGTTGATGATCTTTACACCAAATACAAGCGGCTTCAAAAGCAGCTGGAATTTCTCAAGGTGCAGGAAGAGTACATCAAAGATGAACAAAAGAATCTCAAAAAGGAGTTACTTCATGCTCAAGAGGAAGTAAAAAGAATCCAGTCAGTCCCTCTTGTTATTGGTCAGTTTCTCGAAGCTGTAGATCAGAATACAGGAATTGTTGGCTCCACAACAG GTTCCAACTTTTATATTCGCATTCTCAGCACCATCGACAGGGAGTTGTTAAAGCCAAGTGCATCTGTAGCCCTTCACAAGCATTCCAATGCATTGGTAGATGTTCTTCCACCAGAAGCTGATAGCAGTATAGCAATGCTAACTGCTGATGAAAAGCCAGATGTAGCTTATTCTGACATTGGTGGAATGGACATTCAAAAACAGGAAATGAGAGAGGCAGTTGAACTTCCTCTGACACATTTTGAGCTCTACAAACAAATCGGAATTGACCCTCCCAGGGGTGTACTAATGTATGGCCCCCCTGGGTGTGGTAAAACCATGTTAGCCAAAGCAGTTGCGCATCATACAACAGCTGCCTTCATTCGTGTGGTAGGCTCGGAGTTTGTGCAAAAATATCTTGGAGAGGGGCCAAGGATGGTTCGAGACGTGTTCCGTttggcaaaagaaaatgcCCCAGCTATTATATTCATTGATGAAATTGATGCCATTGCCACCAAAAGATTTGATGCTCAAACTGGAG CTGACAGAGAAGTTCAAAGAATATTGCTAGAGCTGCTTAATCAGATGGATGGTTTTGATCAGAATGTTAATGTGAAG GTAATTATGGCAACAAATCGTCACGACACACTTGATCCTGCTCTGCTCCGCCCAGGTCGCTTAGATCGGAAGATTGAGTTCCCCTTGCCAGACAGGAGACAGAAGCGACTGATTTTCTCCACAATCACTGCAAAGATGAATCTTTCAGAAGAGGTGGATTTAGAAGATT ATGTTGCAAGACCAGACAAAATCAGTGGTGCAGATATCAATGCCATTTGTCAAGAG GCTGGAATGCAAGCTGTGAGAGAAAACCGCTACGTTATCCTTGCAAAGGATTTCGAGAAAGGATACAAGAACAATGTGAAGAAAGACGAACAAGAGCATGAATTTTATAAATAG
- the LOC141892340 gene encoding uncharacterized protein LOC141892340 isoform X2, with translation MISDQATESVTCISCKCKSTCSTKRTANTNRGCPCKGAGRTCGSECSCGSTAKPCRNKPGGDTGRHQVSGNRRPQPYQIEGRPSEEEERVRENNDVKEFIQTLDEPMVQKLCIRSL, from the exons ATGATCTCGGATCAGGCTACAGAGTCTGTGACG TGCATCTCGTGCAAATGCAAAAGCACTTGTTCCACAAAACGAACGGCGAACACCAATCGAGGATGTCCTTGCAAGGGTGCTGGAAGAACATGTGGCAGTGAATGTTCGTGTGGATCCACGGCGAAGCCTTGCCGTAACAAG CCTGGTGGAGACACAGGACGCCATCAAGTTTCGGGCAACAGAAGGCCCCAGCCTTATCAAATTGAAGGCAGGCCCAGTGAAGAGGAAGAAAGGGTGAGGGAAAACAATGATGTAAAG GAGTTCATACAGACACTTGATGAGCCCATGGTGCAAAAGCTCTGCATCAGAAGCCTGTGA
- the LOC141892258 gene encoding uncharacterized protein LOC141892258, whose translation MASGPAPIVSTRENTNYARLCRLLIDVGSAVLRDTFNGIHPPANLPAVLSGTSVESTLKHLRKKNILNPIQWGKLYPATPSTVSSSNFDITLLMILLRNICGLSPPSSTRSWDKLPSASDNDIEDNIARIKYYRNGVYGHATQASVDDATFNMLWQDISNAILALEKSYVPWINQLKTESMDPDFEKHYQGLLKEWKEDDDSIKEKLEAMEEMMKLCQDSTKENFEELKEMMKSGQDSLIVQLQRMEGMMKLKEEQEMEKKKPSSELPEEPSNIYGHSKEVDMVVDALSGSGPSSGVLVSGIAGIGKTTVAIQAGHKLKDKYERIVKFCSLRDVCEGEMGDEWREILNVCVPGHQQTNEKPRHVLLSWCRCLEYDIILILDNAEDYLEDLTRDFINMLSELKTCSRSKIKFLITSRSSSIVGIRLKLTFEHVPLEPLEIQDSVEVLKVGVELPSDIPSEQANSSLVKLAQVCENIPLALRLVGPLLSPESEYTFDELVDELVNNATETLGLEGIMEMAFEKLDEILKNALVCLSVFVHSFDKRAAEAVFGGKCGKHLTKLKQRCLIQKQDDRYLLHLLIRSFVRERGKRDDLAGTLAGGQQRFVEHFLLLLSHNSSKFWGNGTCKESLDFFNKERINLELTLEKVCEKKIGECKGVNDIVNNCQQVASYIEYSVPFKLYYGFLRGLLCFSQKQGKVANQVEILLLLYHESRKHGTNNEKESRGYISQAISMYTSNSELFKQEHLSRVIYLSHYGRYLSQDLKQREKAQAFLREAVEILEENKLGASFDKARILTQIGHNEKFREDEKSNEEACKCYEEALSFRLEHYGEHFWTAFAHKDFADFYLYKEDLDNAKGHYHEAIRILEFMGALDQKESIPVLKNFGICLQKSNNFEESRRIFKKGCGVTDSTIEGNHKWKVWIKTCFALLLYEEFPEELAAADKISEVVLKMGKELNLGNWHKKGELEKKFHRKV comes from the exons ATGGCATCTGGTCCTGCGCCCATTGTTTCGACAAGAGAGAACACCAACTATGCCCGTCTGTGTCGTCTCCTGATTGATGTTGGATCTGCAGTCCTTCGGGATACCTTCAATGGAATTCACCCTCCAGCCAATTTACCTGCAGTTTTGTCAGGGACTTCAGTAGAATCCACATTGAAGCACCTaaggaagaaaaacattttaaatccCATTCAGTGGGGAAAGCTATACCCAGCCACTCCTTCAACTGTGTCATCATCCAACTTTGATATTACACtcttgatgatacttttgagAAATATTTGTGGTTTGAGTCCACCTAGTAGCACTCGAAGCTGGGACAAGCTCCCATCTGCTTCTGATAATGATATTGAGGACAACATAGCAAGAATCAAGTATTATCGAAATGGTGTTTATGGTCATGCCACACAGGCTTCAGTTGATGACGCAACATTCAACATGCTATGGCAAGACATCAGCAATGCCATTCTTGCCCTTGAAAAAAGTTATGTACCTTGGATTAACCAACTGAAGACTGAGAGCATGGATCCTGATTTTGAGAAGCACTATCAAGGATTACTGAAGGAATGGAAGGAAGATGATGATAGTATAAAGGAAAAGCTCGAAGCAATGGAAG aGATGATGAAATTGTGTCAGGATAGCACCAAAGAGAACTTTGAAGAGTTAAAGG aaatgatgAAGTCAGGTCAAGACAGCCTCATAGTTCAGCTTCAAAGGATGGAAG GGATGATGAAACTGAAAGAGGAGCAAG aaatggaaaagaaaaagcccaGTAGTGAGTTACCAGAAGAGCCTTCCAACATATATGGCCACTCAAAGGAAGTTGATATGGTCGTTGACGCTCTCTCTGGTAGTGGTCCTTCGTCTGGAGTACTTGTCAGTGGAATTGCAGGAATAGGGAAGACTACTGTTGCTATTCAGGCTGGTCACAAGTTAAAAGATAAATATGAAAGaattgttaaattttgctctttgagagACGTTTGTGAAGGTGAAATGGGAGATGAATGGAGAGAAATTTTGAACGTCTGTGTACCTGGACATCAACAAACGAACGAGAAACCTCGCCATGTCTTGCTTAGTTGGTGCAGGTGCCTTGAATATGATATCATCCTTATTCTGGACAATGCAGAAGATTACCTGGAAGATCTAACTAGGGACTTCATTAACATGCTTAGCGAATTGAAGACGTGCTCAAgatcaaaaattaagtttttgATTACTTCAAGGAGCTCAAGCATTGTTGGCATCCGTTTAAAGTTGACATTTGAGCACGTCCCGTTAGAGCCCTTGGAAATACAAGACAGCGTCGAAGTTCTCAAGGTTGGAGTTGAATTACCCTCAGATATCCCATCAGAGCAAGCTAATTCTTCGTTAGTTAAGCTAGCGCAAGTCTGCGAGAATATTCCCCTTGCTCTTCGACTTGTAGGGCCGCTGTTGTCGCCAGAATCTGAATACACCTTTGACGAGCTTGTGGATGAATTAGTAAACAATGCAACAGAAACACTTGGTCTTGAGGGAATCATGGAGATGGCGTTTGAAAAACTTGACGAAATTTTAAAGAATGCGCTGGTTTGTTTGTCAGTATTTGTGCATTCATTTGACAAAAGGGCCGCAGAAGCAGTGTTCGGTGGTAAATGTGGTAAACATCTGACAAAACTCAAGCAGAGATGCCTAATCCAGAAACAGGACGATAGATACCTTCTTCACTTACTCATTAGGAGCTTTGTCAGGGAAAGGGGAAAAAGAGACGACCTTGCAGGCACTTTGGCTGGTGGCCAACAGAGATTTGTTGAGCACTTTCTCTTATTACTGTCGCATAATTCATCAAAATTTTGGGGGAATGGCACGTGCAAAGAATCTTTAGATTTctttaacaaagaaagaataaatCTTGAATTAACTCTAGAGAAAGTTTGCGAGAAGAAAATCGGAGAATGCAAAGGTGTGAACGACATTGTTAATAACTGCCAGCAAGTGGCTTCTTACATTGAATATTCCGTTCCCTTTAAGCTTTATTATGGTTTTCTCAGGGGTCTCTTATGTTTTTCTCAAAAGCAGGGGAAAGTAGCTAATCAAGTCGAGATTTTGTTGCTCCTTTATCACGAGTCGAGGAAACATGGTACTAACAACGAAAAAGAGTCAAGAGGTTACATTTCCCAAGCCATTTCAATGTACACTAGCAATTCTGAACTATTTAAACAGGAACACTTGTCTCGGGTTATTTATCTAAGCCATTATGGCAGATATCTTTCACAGGACCTTAAACAGAGAGAGAAAGCCCAAGCTTTCCTTCGGGAGGCAGTCGAGatacttgaagaaaataaGTTGGGTGCCTCTTTCGATAAGGCCAGAATTCTCACACAGATAGGACataatgaaaaatttaggGAAGATGAGAAAAGCAACGAAGAAGCATGTAAATGTTATGAAGAAGCATTGAGTTTTCGTCTGGAACATTATGGGGAACACTTCTGGACCGCTTTTGCCCACAAAGATTTTGCAGATTTCTATTTGTACAAGGAGGATTTGGACAACGCAAAAGGTCACTACCATGAAGCTATTCGCATTTTGGAGTTTATGGGAGCTCTGGATCAGAAAGAGTCGATTCCTGTCCTAAAGAATTTTGGAATTTGCCTTCAAAAGAGTAACAACTTTGAAGAGTCGCGAagaatttttaagaaaggGTGTGGAGTTACAGATTCCACCATCGAGGGAAACCACAAATGGAAGGTTTGGATTAAGACGTGCTTTGCATTGCTTTTGTACGAAGAATTTCCTGAAGAATTAGCAGCAGCAGACAAGATTTCCGAAGTCGTTCTCAAGATGGGTAAAGAACTTAACCTGGGAAATTGGCACAAAAAGGGAGAGCTTGAAAAAAAGTTCCACAGAAAGGTTTGA
- the LOC141892340 gene encoding uncharacterized protein LOC141892340 isoform X3, with protein MLIRFFYEFVLFIHMLSSERINCYLHGLFLRKSASRANAKALVPQNERRTPIEDVLARVLEEHVAVNVRVDPRRSLAVTRSSYRHLMSPWCKSSASEACEGVWEAWTLCRGS; from the exons ATGTTGATAAGGTTCTTTTATGAATTCGTGCTTTTCATCCACATGCTGTCTAGCGAAAGAATTAATTGTTATCTCCACGGCTTATTTTTGAGGAAAAGTGCATCTCGTGCAAATGCAAAAGCACTTGTTCCACAAAACGAACGGCGAACACCAATCGAGGATGTCCTTGCAAGGGTGCTGGAAGAACATGTGGCAGTGAATGTTCGTGTGGATCCACGGCGAAGCCTTGCCGTAACAAG GAGTTCATACAGACACTTGATGAGCCCATGGTGCAAAAGCTCTGCATCAGAAGCCTGTGAAGGGGTGTGGGAAGCATGGACTTTATGCAGGGGCTCTTGA
- the LOC141892835 gene encoding uncharacterized protein LOC141892835 translates to MSAHGGSWAGSGRKRLYSSKNSYNEVWRRGHRRIWIDNMIYSLWMSAKLKCGYSTDSNFAAHLLSLEMRRRENNAAFASSTTSRKEDTADDPSSKRQRHFEDVVTSTPVQPGIASLDLSVGSIASVSMLPVNFALEDALRGLDEDERESISDSSSIDDVELSFHVAEHESEEEESEGDYSESLLDDASPTTSSVQLNAVTALLASDQLQQPNPVVPCPSDVQVHSSTNVISAPNIHLEGHSQPQHASVQSVVPAGSSQPPPVATGANLRHPKLSRLEEQQCYSEELAMIREPKVLCSLDLIIELFKKCQHPGCANAATIKHHLVGPTLIVNWYCCSGHKGKFASSKLVNEIYANNLQVAASVLLSGNNFAKTERMASFLGLSFISASTFYRMQRLYLIPCINEWWSWQREQLIQGFLENGDNAMIVCGDGQCDSPGHTAKNLCYFVMELVSGYILEVEVRDKRHVGLISSNMEKQALQISLQRLQQSLNIVEVVTDASSSIKKLIGLINLLQPFLSVGNMKMMEKIKAWSEHIILHFWHCCSICKPTETTTDEQALQKMKSTWIGVLHHVCNQHEWTGGKCNHEELEEHDLPWFDRRDKDFEALQKVIIDPQLLDSFKYYVRFRHTDRIECANSLSLVYTLKRCSYSYKVYKARKQLAAIDWNFHMNLEAATTKAGEQIVTRKYNTRTKDWDVKIITVKKKFEYIPVMMAKIFIKRKDDVDIVTRQVSLNESDPALLAPTIAEKQAPPSKELFIARKSRFKSGAEDH, encoded by the exons ATGTCCGCTCACGGCGGTTCCTGGGCTGGCAGCGGACGAAAGAGGCTTTATTCCTCAAAAAACAGCTACAATGAAGTCTGGAGACGAGGGCATCGGCGAATCTGGATAGATAACATGATATATTCATTGTGGATGTCTGCAAAACTGAAATGTGGCTACTCCACAGACTCTAATTTCGCCGCACATCTTCTCTCCCTGGAAATGAGGAGAAG GGAAAACAACGCAGCTTTTGCGTCTTCAACAACGTCGCGAAAGGAGGACACCGCAGATGACCCTTCTTCGAAGCGTCAACGCCATTTTGAAG ATGTTGTCACATCGACTCCAGTGCAACCTGGTATTGCCTCTTTGGATTTATCAGTGGGGAGCATTGCCAGTGTAAG CATGCTACCAGTAAATTTTGCTTTGGAAGATGCCTTGCGGGGACTTGATGAAGATGAGAGAGAAAGCATAAGCGATTCTTCTAGCATTGATGATGTGGA GCTATCCTTTCATGTGGCTGAACATGAGTCTGAAGAAGAAGAGAGTGAAGGTGACTACAGTGAGTCTTTGTTGGATGATGCTAGTCCAACAACCTCATCTGTTCAACTCAATGCAGTTACTGCTCTGTTGGCCAGCGATCAACTCCAACAACCTAATCCTGTGGTACCCTGTCCTAGTGATGTTCAGGTGCATTCCAGTACAAATGTTATTTCAGCTCCCAACATACATTTAGAAGGTCATTCTCAGCCACAACATGCCAGTGTGCAGTCTGTTGTTCCTGCGGGCTCTTCACAACCACCACCTGTTGCTACTGGGGCAAATCTGAGACACCCAAAATTAAGCAGGCTAGAAGAGCAGCAATGCTACTCTGAGGAACTGGCTATGATCAGGGAACCCAAAGTATTGTGTTCACTCGATTTAATAATTGAACTTTTCAAGAAATGTCAACATCCTGGCTGTGCAAATGCTGCAACTATAAAACACCATCTAGTTGGTCCCACCCTTATTGTGAATTGGTACTGCTGCTCCGGACATAAGGGAAAATTTGCTTCATCAAAGcttgtaaatgaaatttatgcAAACAACCTTCAAGTTGCAGCTAGTGTTCTTCTTTCTGGgaacaattttgcaaagacagAGAGAATGGCAAGTTTCCTTGGACTCTCTTTTATATCAGCCTCAACCTTTTATAGGATGCAGAGGCTATATCTTATCCCTTGCATTAACGAGTGGTGGAGTTGGCAGAGAGAGCAGCTGATTCAGGGCTTCCTTGAAAATGGTGACAATGCAATGATAGTTTGTGGAGATGGACAGTGTGACTCCCCAGGACACACTGCTAAAAATCTTTGTTACTTTGTAATGGAACTTGTCAGTGGCTACATCTTAGAAGTTGAAGTACGTGACAAGCGCCACGTGGGTCTGATTTCTTCTAACATGGAGAAACAAGCCCTACAAATTTCATTGCAAAGACTACAGCAATCTCTAAATATTGTAGAAGTAGTAACAGATGCCTCATCCTCCATAAAGAAACTGATTG GACTCATTAATTTATTACAACCTTTTCTCTCGGTTGGCAACATGAAGATGATGGAGAAGATAAAAGCGTGGTCTGAGCATATCATTCTCCACTTTTGGCACTGTTGTAGTATTTGCAAGCCAACAGAGACAACCACTGATGAGCAAGCTCTTCAAAAAATGAAg AGCACTTGGATTGGCGTGCTGCATCATGTTTGTAATCAGCATGAGTGGACTGGGGGCAAATGTAACCATGAAGAGTTGGAAGAACATGACCTTCCATGGTTTGACAGGAGGGACAAAGATTTTGAGGCCCTCCAGAAAGTCATCATAGATCCACAGCTTCTTGACAGTTTTAAATATTATGTGCGAttcag ACACACAGACAGAATAGAATGTGCCAACAGCCTTTCACTGGTTTATACTCTGAAACGATGCTCATACAG TTACAAAGTTTACAAAGCACGGAAACAGCTTGCAGCTATTGACTGGAATTTTCACATGAACCTTgaagcagcaacaacaaaagcagGAGAGCAGATAGTAACCAGAAAGTACAATACGCGAACAAAGGATTGGGATGTGAAAATTATCACAGTCAAGAAAAAGTTTGAATACATTCCAGTGATGATGGCAAAGATTTTTATCAAGAGAAAAGATGATGTTGATATTGTTACCAGACAAGtgtctttgaatgaaagtgaccCTGCTTTGCTGGCCCCCACCATTGCTGAAAAACAGGCACCCCCTTCAAAGGAACTTTTTATTGCACGTAAGAGTAGATTTAAATCTGGTGCTGAAGATCATTGA
- the LOC141892340 gene encoding uncharacterized protein LOC141892340 isoform X1, with protein MISDQATESVTEKCISCKCKSTCSTKRTANTNRGCPCKGAGRTCGSECSCGSTAKPCRNKPGGDTGRHQVSGNRRPQPYQIEGRPSEEEERVRENNDVKEFIQTLDEPMVQKLCIRSL; from the exons ATGATCTCGGATCAGGCTACAGAGTCTGTGACG GAAAAGTGCATCTCGTGCAAATGCAAAAGCACTTGTTCCACAAAACGAACGGCGAACACCAATCGAGGATGTCCTTGCAAGGGTGCTGGAAGAACATGTGGCAGTGAATGTTCGTGTGGATCCACGGCGAAGCCTTGCCGTAACAAG CCTGGTGGAGACACAGGACGCCATCAAGTTTCGGGCAACAGAAGGCCCCAGCCTTATCAAATTGAAGGCAGGCCCAGTGAAGAGGAAGAAAGGGTGAGGGAAAACAATGATGTAAAG GAGTTCATACAGACACTTGATGAGCCCATGGTGCAAAAGCTCTGCATCAGAAGCCTGTGA
- the LOC141892339 gene encoding uncharacterized protein LOC141892339, with protein MNFTTALVHLLGLFQVEAQPVIGLVRFRLSLIIVLASLHQTADNGRLDFTCHPETNNVLTQECLSRYSAEMSPFIHPYFLVQITAGALFVLWSAISFYSSKNVPKIRKKTIYSEKEHLCHEFWGKFLLHVCCEAVVIAALLVPFCHTQKMYFSEDSYNCTLRNASDEIVVTCRDIHHWEKVHLNISIIGGMAFILLLCISTICYAICKKKEFIKDLVDLTKGNEEGGEKRKRWTHEENVVVMECYYKSKRSGDKGYMKRMYELWIGKGMFDLAKKRLAGQARSILKKNLLGKNELKGIRERVGFQGEERETQSHQMRCAIR; from the exons ATGAACTTCACCACTGCATTGGTTCATCTACTTGGTCTATTTCAAGTGGAGGCCCAACCTGTTATCGGTCTTGTTCGGTTTCGGTTGTCCTTGATCATAGTATTGGCAAGTCTTCATCAAACTGCGGACAATGGAAGACTGGATTTTACATGCCATCCTGAGACCAACAATGTACTTACGCAAGAGTGCCTCTCCAGATACTCTGCTGAGATGAGTCCTTTTATCCACCCATATTTTTTGGTACAAATCACAGCTGGTGCACTTTTTGTCTTGTGGAGTGCAATAAGTTTTTACAGTTCAAAAAATGTcccaaaaataagaaaaaagacCATTTACAGTGAGAAGGAACATCTTTGTCATGAATTTTGGGGGAAGTTTCTTCTTCATGTATGCTGTGAAGCTGTAGTCATTGCTGCTTTATTGGTCCCCTTCTGCCACACTCAGAAAATGTACTTTTCAGAGGACAGCTACAATTGCACTCTAAGGAATGCCTCAGATGAGATTGTTGTTACATGTAGAGACATTCATCATTGGGAAAAAGTACACCTTAACATTTCCATTATTGGAGGGATGGCcttcattttgcttttatgTATTTCGACAATCTGCTATGCAATTTGCAAAAAGAAGGAGTTCATTAAGGATCTGGTGGATTTAACCAAAGGGAATGAGGAAG GaggagagaaaagaaaaaggtggACTCATGAAGAGAACGTTGTGGTCATGGAATGCTATTACAAAAGCAAACGCTCTGGAGATAAAGGATATATGAAAAGAATGTATGAGTTGTGGATCGGGAAAGGAATGTTTGATCTCGCGAAAAAACGACTTGCAGGCCAAGCACGCTCGATCTTAAAGAAGAATCTTCTTGGTAAGAATGAATTAAAAGGGATCAGAGAAAGAGTTGGTTTTCAAGGAGAGGAAAGGGAAACGCAAAGTCATCAAATGCGCTGTGCTATTCGTTAG